In Scylla paramamosain isolate STU-SP2022 chromosome 1, ASM3559412v1, whole genome shotgun sequence, one DNA window encodes the following:
- the LOC135097885 gene encoding uncharacterized protein LOC135097885 isoform X6, translating to MDPFNPEVKKEDDIDESSPSTVNPDASLYSQCGILRSIKEESEERENYQFMDEVKEEIDIKIEEEEVPSPDDSLMLCSQERPSLKEDRGKKSVTMDVEEVACVWLLHRRLKRRKQRQRQHWIHPILHDRLTHGLFTTLYPTLREHEPKFFNYCRMSVKSFDDLLELIKEDISSTNTMMRDSICPEEKLVITLRYLATGCSIADLHYGYRLGKSTLAGILRQVCEAIWARMKTMCMPEMTKEMWEEVAKGFEKYAKFPNCIGAIDGKHIRLVQPKGSGSLYYNYKLFFSTVLLAVCDANFSFIYVDIAAYGKSSDSAIFTESLLYKKLVENTLDVPEPKPISSVETVCYPHVIVGDEAFGIMENVMRPYSGRHLTYRKKIFNYRLSRARRYIECTFGIMANKWRILHRPLNVNIDFAENIIKACCILHNYVRAREGYRYEDTLYRAPLVGLREGNVPRGGGSATSTRDRYADYFVNEGKLEWQDRMI from the exons ATGGATCCCTTTAATCCTGAGGTGAAAAAAGAGGATGATATAGATGAGTCTTCTCCTTCAACTGTAAACCCAGACGCTTCTCTTTACTCGCAGTGTGGGATTTTGAGATCGATaaaagaggagagtgaagaaag AGAAAATTATCAGTTTATggatgaagtgaaagaagaaattgatattaagatagaagaggaggaagtgccaTCACCAGAtgactctctgatgctctgtaGTCAAGAAAGACCATCATTGAAGGAAGACAGAGGTAAAAAAAG TGTCACGATGGATGTGGAGGAAGTAGCATGCGTTTGGTTGCTACATCGCCGCTTGAAACGGCGCAAGCAGAGGCAAAGACAACATTGGATTCATCCGATTCTACATGATAGACTTACGCACGGCTTGTTTACCACCTTGTACCCTACCTTGAGAGAGCATGAACCAAAGTTTTTCAATTACTGTAGAATGTCGGTGAAATCATTTGATGACTTGCTGGAACTAATCAAGGAGGACATATCTTCAACCAACACCATGATGAGGGATTCCATCTGCCCAGAAGAGAAACTCGTCATAACATTAAG GTACTTGGCCACGGGATGCTCGATTGCTGACTTGCATTATGGGTACCGGCTTGGGAAATCAACCCTCGCAGGCATATTGCGGCAAGTATGTGAAGCGATATGGGCAAGAATGAAGACAATGTGCATGCCAGAGATGACGAAGGAAATGTGGGAAGAAGTGGCAAAGGGATTTGAAAAGTATGCGAAATTCCCTAACTGCATAGGTGCTATTGATGGCAAGCACATTAGGCTAGTCCAACCTAAAGGTTCAGGATCTCTGTATTATAATTACAAGTTATTCTTTTCAACTGTGTTGCTAGCAGTATGTGATGccaatttttcatttatatatgtgGATATAGCTGCATATGGAAAAAGCAGTGATTCAGCAATTTTTACAGAATCCTTACTTTACAAAAAGCTTGTGGAAAATACTTTGGATGTACCAGAGCCAAAACCTATTTCCAGTGTTGAGACAGTATGCTACCCTCATGTAATTGTTGGAGATGAGGCATTTGGCATTATGGAGAATGTTATGAGACCCTACAGTGGAAGACATCtgacatacaggaaaaaaattttCAACTATAGATTGTCAAGGGCACGTAGGTACATTGAATGTACTTTTGGTATCATGGCTAATAAGTGGCGCATACTCCATAGACCTCTCAATGTTAACATTGACTTTGCAGAAAACATAATAAAGGCATGTTGTATATTACATAACTATGTAAGAGCTAGAGAAGGTTACAGGTACGAAGACACACTCTATCGTGCACCACTCGTAGGTCTACGTGAAGGTAATGTCCCAAGAGGAGGTGGGTCTGCAACCTCAACCCGAGACAGATATGCAGATTACTTTGTAAATGAAGGCAAACTAGAATGGCAGGATAGAATGATTTAG
- the LOC135097885 gene encoding piggyBac transposable element-derived protein 3-like isoform X2: MDPFNPEVKKEDDIDESSPSTVNPDASLYSQCGILRSIKEESEERPLTVNEALDILEDEDEFFDVYMEPPDVRELTDEDSASEEDEQPERLCGNQLLAGAEIRRRGVADVGKSDDDEPHTETARPPSKKAKKIRQEPLKWIIGEKIMDGLPLFPEPDYSKYRDFSPTELFELFFDEELFEFIVQQSKLYCAYKNWPDISVTKEEIKVFFGILIVSGYNPMPSKASFWSSSPDLRNEAVCNAMRRDRFDRIMRCLHFNDNTKLDVEDKYTKLRPLIQHLQKRSMDHFIPTQAISHDAAMVKYFGKHGCKQSIRNKPIRFGYKVWCQNTVSGYLVAFEPYQGKSHKGNIELQAKFGKPAATVLELIDEYSTEKRNLSYSFYFDNYFTTIPLLIELKERGYNGTGTIKSNTVGKDCPLMQSKAMEKKERGYFMSATASDKNESVVLSRWKDNAVVTVASSLYGSEPIGSVDRWSRVDKKKIKVSIPHGIKMYNKGMGGTDRMDQNINKYRISIKSKKWWWSLFTWMLDMAVHNAWQLSKGQGSALTQLQFRREIAACYLNQFGILPKGKGRKSTTLPAQHFVRYDNLGHLVEPVQDNKKRRCANTGCTSIGRTQCSRCNVGLCVKCFRDYHTK; the protein is encoded by the exons ATGGATCCCTTTAATCCTGAGGTGAAAAAAGAGGATGATATAGATGAGTCTTCTCCTTCAACTGTAAACCCAGACGCTTCTCTTTACTCGCAGTGTGGGATTTTGAGATCGATaaaagaggagagtgaagaaag GCCTCTTACAGTGAACGAAGCTTTGGACATTttagaggatgaagatgagttCTTTGATGTATATATGGAACCCCCTGATGTTCGTGAGCTTACTGATGAAGATTCTGCaagtgaagaggatgaacaaCCAGAAAGACTTTGTGGGAACCAACTTTTGGCTGGAGCAGAAATTCGCCGTCGTGGTGTAGCAGATGTCGGCAAATCTGACGATGATGAACCTCACACGGAAACCGCCAGACCCCCCAGtaagaaggcaaaaaaaatccGTCAAGAACCTCTAAAATGGAtaataggagagaaaataatggatgGATTGCCTTTGTTTCCTGAGCCTGACTATAGCAAGTACAGAGATTTTTCTCCTACAGAACTCTTTGAGTTATTTTTTGATGAGGAACTTTTTGAGTTCATAGTTCAGCAGTCCAAGCTTTACTGTGCTTATAAAAACTGGCCAGACATCAGTGTCACTAAGGAAGAAATCAAAGTATTTTTTGGTATATTGATTGTGTCTGGATATAATCCCATGCCCAGTAAAGCCTCATTCTGGTCCTCTAGCCCTGATCTTCGTAATGAGGCTGTCTGTAATGCTATGCGCAGAGATAGGTTTGACAGGATTATGAGGTGTCTACATTTCAATGACAACACTAAGCTAGATGTAGAGGACAAATATACAAAACTTAGGCCCCTTATACAGCACCTTCAGAAACGATCTATGGACCATTTCATTCCCACCCAAGCAATTTCTCATGATGCGGCTATGGTCAAATATTTTGGCAAACATGGCTGTAAGCAGTCTATTCGCAATAAACCCATTAGGTTTGGCTATAAAGTCTGGTGCCAAAACACTGTTTCAGGCTATCTTGTTGCATTTGAACCTTATCAGGGAAAGTCACACAAAGGTAACATTGAATTGCAAGCTAAGTTTGGGAAGCCAGCAGCAACAGTTCTAGAACTGATTGATGAATATAGCACAGAGAAAAGGAATCTCTCTTACAGTTTCTATTTTGACAATTATTTTACTACAATACCACTGCTGATAGAACTAAAGGAGAGGGGGTACAATGGTACTGGAACAATTAAATCTAACACTGTAGGGAAGGACTGTCCTCTAATGCAATCCAAAgcaatggagaaaaaagagagaggctaTTTCATGAGTGCGACAGCATCAGACAAGAACGAATCGGTAGTATTATCGCGGTGGAAAGATAATGCGGTAGTAACTGTAGCCTCTTCCCTCTATGGTAGTGAACCAATTGGTTCTGTAGACAGATGGAGTAgagtggacaaaaagaaaataaaagtcagTATTCCTCATGGAATTAAAATGTACAACAAAGGTATGGGAGGGACTGATAGAATGGatcaaaacataaataaatatagaatttcaataaaaagcaagaaatggtggtggtctttgttCACATGGATGTTGGACATGGCAGTCCATAATGCATGGCAACTATCGAAAGGACAAGGCAGTGCACTAACACAACTGCAGTTTCGTCGAGAAATTGCTGCTTGCTACCTAAATCAGTTTGGAATTTTACccaaaggtaaaggaagaaaatcgaCTACTCTTCCAGCACAACATTTTGTAAGATATGACAACTTAGGACATCTTGTTGAACCTGTCcaggataacaaaaaaagaaggtgTGCAAATACTGGTTGTACTTCAATTGGCCGAACTCAGTGTTCAAGATGTAATGTGGGATTGTGTGTGAAGTGTTTCAGAGATTACCACACTAAGTAA
- the LOC135097885 gene encoding piggyBac transposable element-derived protein 3-like isoform X3, whose translation MEPPDVRELTDEDSASEEDEQPERLCGNQLLAGAEIRRRGVADVGKSDDDEPHTETARPPSKKAKKIRQEPLKWIIGEKIMDGLPLFPEPDYSKYRDFSPTELFELFFDEELFEFIVQQSKLYCAYKNWPDISVTKEEIKVFFGILIVSGYNPMPSKASFWSSSPDLRNEAVCNAMRRDRFDRIMRCLHFNDNTKLDVEDKYTKLRPLIQHLQKRSMDHFIPTQAISHDAAMVKYFGKHGCKQSIRNKPIRFGYKVWCQNTVSGYLVAFEPYQGKSHKGNIELQAKFGKPAATVLELIDEYSTEKRNLSYSFYFDNYFTTIPLLIELKERGYNGTGTIKSNTVGKDCPLMQSKAMEKKERGYFMSATASDKNESVVLSRWKDNAVVTVASSLYGSEPIGSVDRWSRVDKKKIKVSIPHGIKMYNKGMGGTDRMDQNINKYRISIKSKKWWWSLFTWMLDMAVHNAWQLSKGQGSALTQLQFRREIAACYLNQFGILPKGKGRKSTTLPAQHFVRYDNLGHLVEPVQDNKKRRCANTGCTSIGRTQCSRCNVGLCVKCFRDYHTK comes from the coding sequence ATGGAACCCCCTGATGTTCGTGAGCTTACTGATGAAGATTCTGCaagtgaagaggatgaacaaCCAGAAAGACTTTGTGGGAACCAACTTTTGGCTGGAGCAGAAATTCGCCGTCGTGGTGTAGCAGATGTCGGCAAATCTGACGATGATGAACCTCACACGGAAACCGCCAGACCCCCCAGtaagaaggcaaaaaaaatccGTCAAGAACCTCTAAAATGGAtaataggagagaaaataatggatgGATTGCCTTTGTTTCCTGAGCCTGACTATAGCAAGTACAGAGATTTTTCTCCTACAGAACTCTTTGAGTTATTTTTTGATGAGGAACTTTTTGAGTTCATAGTTCAGCAGTCCAAGCTTTACTGTGCTTATAAAAACTGGCCAGACATCAGTGTCACTAAGGAAGAAATCAAAGTATTTTTTGGTATATTGATTGTGTCTGGATATAATCCCATGCCCAGTAAAGCCTCATTCTGGTCCTCTAGCCCTGATCTTCGTAATGAGGCTGTCTGTAATGCTATGCGCAGAGATAGGTTTGACAGGATTATGAGGTGTCTACATTTCAATGACAACACTAAGCTAGATGTAGAGGACAAATATACAAAACTTAGGCCCCTTATACAGCACCTTCAGAAACGATCTATGGACCATTTCATTCCCACCCAAGCAATTTCTCATGATGCGGCTATGGTCAAATATTTTGGCAAACATGGCTGTAAGCAGTCTATTCGCAATAAACCCATTAGGTTTGGCTATAAAGTCTGGTGCCAAAACACTGTTTCAGGCTATCTTGTTGCATTTGAACCTTATCAGGGAAAGTCACACAAAGGTAACATTGAATTGCAAGCTAAGTTTGGGAAGCCAGCAGCAACAGTTCTAGAACTGATTGATGAATATAGCACAGAGAAAAGGAATCTCTCTTACAGTTTCTATTTTGACAATTATTTTACTACAATACCACTGCTGATAGAACTAAAGGAGAGGGGGTACAATGGTACTGGAACAATTAAATCTAACACTGTAGGGAAGGACTGTCCTCTAATGCAATCCAAAgcaatggagaaaaaagagagaggctaTTTCATGAGTGCGACAGCATCAGACAAGAACGAATCGGTAGTATTATCGCGGTGGAAAGATAATGCGGTAGTAACTGTAGCCTCTTCCCTCTATGGTAGTGAACCAATTGGTTCTGTAGACAGATGGAGTAgagtggacaaaaagaaaataaaagtcagTATTCCTCATGGAATTAAAATGTACAACAAAGGTATGGGAGGGACTGATAGAATGGatcaaaacataaataaatatagaatttcaataaaaagcaagaaatggtggtggtctttgttCACATGGATGTTGGACATGGCAGTCCATAATGCATGGCAACTATCGAAAGGACAAGGCAGTGCACTAACACAACTGCAGTTTCGTCGAGAAATTGCTGCTTGCTACCTAAATCAGTTTGGAATTTTACccaaaggtaaaggaagaaaatcgaCTACTCTTCCAGCACAACATTTTGTAAGATATGACAACTTAGGACATCTTGTTGAACCTGTCcaggataacaaaaaaagaaggtgTGCAAATACTGGTTGTACTTCAATTGGCCGAACTCAGTGTTCAAGATGTAATGTGGGATTGTGTGTGAAGTGTTTCAGAGATTACCACACTAAGTAA